A genomic segment from Truepera sp. encodes:
- a CDS encoding CoA pyrophosphatase, with the protein MNAVELSVRDVRERLAAHAARRMDIEGFRRAAVLVPLLERPDGLQMLLTVRSPELRSHGGQIAFPGGRLEAGEDDVEAALRETLEEVGVVVRPEQVVGRLSDHPSPAGYVATPVVAVLPWVTEFTPDPSEVAEAFTVPLADLALIEPTSRIGELQKYRRRIYSYRWRDRDIWGFTGNVVRDLLMALYEPDVADGAKDPYEP; encoded by the coding sequence GTGAACGCGGTCGAGCTGTCGGTTCGCGACGTGAGGGAGCGCTTGGCGGCTCATGCGGCCCGCCGCATGGACATAGAGGGCTTCCGCCGCGCGGCCGTGCTCGTGCCGCTCCTGGAGCGCCCCGACGGGCTCCAGATGCTCCTCACGGTGAGGTCCCCGGAGTTGCGCTCGCATGGGGGCCAGATCGCCTTCCCCGGCGGGCGTCTGGAGGCCGGCGAGGACGACGTCGAGGCGGCCCTCCGCGAGACCCTCGAGGAGGTGGGGGTGGTCGTGCGCCCCGAACAGGTCGTCGGGCGGCTCTCGGATCACCCCTCGCCTGCCGGTTACGTGGCGACCCCGGTGGTCGCGGTGCTGCCGTGGGTCACGGAGTTCACCCCGGACCCTAGCGAGGTGGCGGAGGCCTTCACCGTGCCGCTCGCCGACCTAGCGCTCATCGAGCCGACCTCGCGCATCGGCGAGCTGCAGAAGTACCGGCGCCGCATCTACTCCTACAGGTGGCGAGACCGCGACATCTGGGGCTTCACGGGCAACGTGGTCCGAGACCTGCTAATGGCGCTCTACGAGCCCGATGTCGCGGACGGCGCCAAGGACCCGTACGAACCATGA
- a CDS encoding zinc ABC transporter substrate-binding protein, producing MLTTIGMLGDVAAEVAGECAAVEAMMGPGVDPHLYRASAGDVTKLARADLILYAGLGLEGRLSDVLANFSRRKPTVAVAELAVPATELRYVGTSTIDPHVWMDVALWRGTAAVIRDALLTHPDIDPECAAGITARTSAYEEQLAVLDAWVREAVASIPERQRVLVTAHDAFQYFGSAYGLEVVGIQGISTDAEAAVADIRRVAEVVAQREVPAIFVESTINQRTVDAVIDAVRRRGASVTLGGQLYSDAMGADRTPDGTYIGMLVRNATNVVAALGGAVPALPRGLSEWEGRWQ from the coding sequence GTGCTCACCACCATCGGCATGCTCGGTGACGTCGCCGCCGAGGTCGCCGGCGAGTGCGCCGCGGTGGAGGCCATGATGGGGCCGGGAGTCGACCCACACTTGTACCGGGCCAGTGCCGGTGATGTCACCAAGCTGGCACGGGCCGACCTGATCCTGTACGCCGGACTCGGCCTCGAGGGGCGACTCTCCGACGTGTTGGCGAACTTCTCGCGCCGCAAGCCGACGGTGGCCGTGGCGGAACTCGCCGTGCCCGCCACCGAGCTTCGGTACGTAGGTACCAGCACGATCGACCCGCACGTCTGGATGGACGTGGCCCTCTGGCGGGGCACCGCCGCCGTCATCCGCGACGCGCTCCTCACCCACCCTGACATCGATCCCGAGTGTGCCGCCGGCATCACCGCGCGCACGTCGGCCTACGAGGAGCAACTTGCGGTCTTGGATGCCTGGGTTCGGGAGGCCGTCGCCTCGATACCGGAACGCCAGCGCGTCCTGGTGACCGCACACGACGCCTTCCAGTACTTCGGTAGCGCGTACGGCCTGGAGGTGGTCGGGATCCAAGGGATCTCCACCGACGCCGAGGCCGCCGTGGCCGACATCCGCCGCGTGGCCGAGGTGGTGGCCCAGCGCGAAGTGCCGGCCATCTTCGTGGAGAGCACCATCAATCAGCGCACGGTAGACGCCGTGATCGACGCCGTCAGGAGGCGCGGCGCCTCCGTAACCCTCGGCGGGCAGCTCTACTCCGACGCCATGGGGGCGGACCGCACCCCCGACGGCACCTACATAGGCATGCTCGTGCGCAACGCGACCAACGTGGTGGCCGCTCTGGGCGGCGCCGTGCCCGCGTTGCCACGCGGCCTGTCCGAGTGGGAAGGGCGTTGGCAGTGA
- a CDS encoding metal-dependent transcriptional regulator: MAEAGDAGKGAELSASVGDYLKAVWQLSNGGMASPGEIARELGVTAPSVTAMLLKLQRDGLVTYVPYRGADLTPTGRSEALRLVRRHRLLETFLIEDLGFGWDEVHEEAERMEHVMSDRFTERLAQHLGQPAFDPHGDPIPSVDGTLPAGPDVQLADSKVGTRFVVQRVKTQDSDVLLHLTELGVAPGSEVVVLGREPRGNLLYLDHGDGQDFALSRDLAKLILGYPKE, translated from the coding sequence ATGGCGGAAGCAGGAGACGCGGGTAAGGGGGCTGAGCTCTCGGCCTCGGTGGGCGATTACCTCAAGGCGGTGTGGCAACTCAGCAACGGCGGCATGGCCTCGCCCGGGGAGATCGCCAGGGAGCTCGGTGTCACGGCGCCGTCGGTGACCGCCATGCTGCTCAAGCTCCAGCGCGACGGGCTGGTGACCTACGTCCCGTACCGCGGCGCCGACCTCACCCCGACCGGCCGCAGCGAGGCGCTCAGGCTGGTGAGGCGTCACCGGCTGTTGGAGACCTTCCTGATAGAGGACTTGGGCTTCGGTTGGGACGAGGTGCACGAGGAAGCGGAGCGGATGGAGCACGTGATGTCAGACCGCTTCACCGAGCGCCTGGCGCAGCACCTGGGGCAACCGGCGTTCGACCCGCACGGCGACCCCATCCCGAGCGTCGACGGCACGCTTCCCGCGGGTCCCGACGTGCAGCTCGCCGATTCGAAGGTCGGCACGCGTTTCGTGGTGCAACGGGTCAAGACGCAAGACAGCGACGTGCTCTTGCACCTGACCGAGCTGGGGGTGGCGCCGGGCAGCGAGGTGGTGGTGTTGGGGCGGGAGCCGCGGGGCAACCTGCTCTACCTCGATCACGGCGACGGCCAGGACTTCGCGCTCTCGCGCGACCTGGCGAAGCTGATCCTCGGGTACCCCAAGGAGTAG
- a CDS encoding metal ABC transporter permease: MAALFQSVPFAILGTGVLVAVASALVGTLLTVRGQAMLTDAISHGVVLGIAVVYLALDVVGGPWQLLGAAITGLITVFVTEALSSGRRVRRDAAIALVFPAMFAAGVLLLALFARNVHVDQHTVLLGEIGFVWLDQVSVFGFELPRAMATLALVLALDLAFLGLLYKQLAAAAFDPVHAQLQGLRPKLVGGVLLALTAVTAVAAFDAVGVVLFVAFAIVPAVTGQLLGRRLPGVLLIAAGIGTAAALGGYPVALALDISIGGTMALLTGVPLVILLSWRLLRAVVHTRTPSLTREGDMS, encoded by the coding sequence GTGGCCGCATTGTTCCAGTCGGTGCCGTTCGCCATTCTAGGTACGGGCGTGCTCGTGGCAGTCGCCTCGGCACTGGTGGGCACGCTGCTCACGGTGCGTGGGCAGGCCATGCTGACGGACGCGATCAGCCACGGCGTGGTCCTTGGCATCGCGGTGGTCTACCTCGCCCTCGACGTGGTCGGCGGCCCGTGGCAACTGCTGGGCGCGGCCATAACGGGGTTGATCACCGTGTTCGTCACCGAGGCCCTGAGCTCGGGCCGCCGGGTGCGCCGTGACGCCGCCATCGCCCTCGTATTCCCGGCGATGTTCGCCGCCGGGGTGCTGCTGCTGGCGCTGTTCGCCCGCAACGTCCACGTGGACCAACACACCGTGCTGCTTGGCGAGATCGGTTTCGTGTGGCTCGATCAGGTCTCGGTGTTCGGGTTCGAGTTGCCGCGGGCGATGGCCACCCTCGCGTTGGTGTTGGCGCTGGACCTGGCGTTCTTGGGCCTCCTCTACAAGCAGCTGGCCGCGGCGGCCTTCGACCCCGTTCACGCGCAGCTGCAGGGCCTCAGGCCGAAGCTCGTCGGCGGCGTCCTGCTCGCGCTGACGGCGGTCACTGCCGTCGCCGCCTTCGACGCGGTCGGCGTGGTGCTGTTCGTGGCGTTCGCCATAGTGCCCGCCGTCACGGGTCAGCTCCTGGGCAGGCGCCTGCCGGGCGTGCTGCTGATAGCGGCCGGGATCGGCACGGCGGCGGCCCTGGGGGGCTATCCGGTGGCGCTGGCCCTCGACATCTCCATAGGCGGCACCATGGCCCTGTTGACCGGCGTGCCGCTGGTGATCCTGCTGTCGTGGCGCCTGCTACGTGCGGTCGTTCACACTCGCACGCCGTCCCTGACGCGCGAAGGAGATATGTCATAA
- the pgeF gene encoding peptidoglycan editing factor PgeF produces the protein MNGGALRAAGFGALHGFTTRAGGVSEGAFAGMNLGLSSGDTPAKVERNRDLLLGGLGFTREAVVAFHQVHGDRVLGGDPGWFEEEADAAVTNRNDVLLVVSTADCVPLLFHDPVKRVVGAAHCGWKGTAALLAAKVVAAMVTRHGSRPGDVKVALGPCMRGSCYQVGPEVIERFVAAGIPGACWRADPGEADRYLLDLPAANTHALAAAGVPAENVSDLDLCTHCRPELFYSHRRDRGVTGRHWAYVSLREPGGSMARMTRGAGETR, from the coding sequence ATGAACGGCGGGGCGCTACGCGCAGCGGGGTTCGGCGCCTTGCACGGCTTCACCACGCGCGCGGGCGGCGTGAGCGAGGGCGCCTTCGCCGGCATGAACCTGGGGCTGAGCTCGGGCGACACGCCTGCGAAGGTGGAACGCAACCGCGACCTCCTACTCGGCGGCCTCGGCTTCACCCGGGAAGCGGTGGTGGCCTTCCACCAGGTGCACGGCGACCGCGTCCTGGGGGGCGACCCCGGCTGGTTCGAGGAGGAGGCCGACGCCGCCGTCACCAACCGTAACGACGTGCTGCTCGTCGTGAGCACCGCGGACTGCGTGCCGCTGCTCTTCCACGACCCCGTGAAGCGCGTGGTGGGAGCGGCACACTGCGGCTGGAAGGGCACGGCGGCGCTGTTGGCCGCCAAGGTGGTGGCGGCGATGGTCACGAGGCACGGCTCGAGACCGGGCGACGTGAAGGTCGCCCTGGGACCTTGCATGCGCGGCAGTTGCTATCAGGTCGGGCCCGAGGTTATCGAACGCTTCGTCGCCGCAGGCATCCCCGGCGCCTGCTGGCGCGCGGACCCCGGCGAGGCGGACCGCTACCTCCTCGACCTGCCCGCGGCCAACACTCATGCCCTGGCGGCGGCCGGGGTTCCCGCCGAGAACGTGAGCGATCTCGACCTCTGCACCCACTGCCGGCCCGAGCTCTTCTACAGTCACCGGCGCGACCGGGGTGTCACGGGCAGGCACTGGGCGTACGTGTCGCTGCGCGAGCCCGGGGGTAGCATGGCCCGCATGACACGAGGGGCGGGCGAGACCAGGTGA
- a CDS encoding type II toxin-antitoxin system Phd/YefM family antitoxin yields MKVIPVAKLRQNPTQALDEVERGATYIVTRHDREVARLVPPQPKATVTPEQFRELLRATPLAHDWAAEVREAAADFDGRDAWSQTS; encoded by the coding sequence ATGAAGGTGATTCCGGTCGCCAAGCTGAGACAAAACCCTACGCAGGCGCTGGATGAGGTCGAGCGGGGCGCAACCTACATCGTTACTCGCCATGACCGTGAAGTCGCCAGACTAGTGCCGCCGCAACCGAAGGCAACGGTGACCCCAGAGCAGTTCCGGGAATTGCTGCGCGCTACACCCTTGGCGCATGACTGGGCGGCGGAAGTAAGGGAAGCCGCAGCCGATTTTGACGGTAGGGACGCCTGGTCGCAGACCTCGTGA
- a CDS encoding metal ABC transporter ATP-binding protein: MLQVDRRQSVAAAAAPPAIRVRGLSAGYGPDLVLEAVDLTVPSGVMGAIVGPNGAGKSTLVKAILGLLPLRSGGVELLGQPIAKGRRHVGYVPQRSSVDWDFPADVLDVVTMGLYGTLAWWQRPGRAARERAMEALEVVGMADLRRRHISQLSGGQQQRVFLARALVQDADLYLLDEPLAGVDAVSEAALVSTLRRLRDEGKTVLAVHHDLNTLSDYFEWLTLVNRRVHASGAMAEAFVPEELAKAYGRAPINLQAGAASAW; this comes from the coding sequence GTGCTGCAAGTCGACCGCCGCCAGAGCGTGGCCGCCGCGGCCGCGCCTCCGGCGATACGGGTGCGGGGGCTCAGCGCCGGCTACGGCCCCGACCTCGTGCTGGAGGCGGTCGACCTGACCGTTCCCAGCGGGGTGATGGGCGCCATCGTCGGACCCAACGGGGCCGGCAAGAGCACGTTGGTCAAGGCCATCCTCGGGCTGCTGCCGCTCCGCTCGGGCGGCGTGGAATTGCTGGGGCAGCCGATAGCAAAGGGCCGCCGCCACGTGGGCTACGTGCCGCAGCGCTCCAGCGTCGACTGGGACTTCCCGGCAGACGTCCTCGACGTCGTGACCATGGGCCTCTACGGGACGCTCGCATGGTGGCAACGCCCCGGCCGAGCCGCCCGCGAGCGCGCCATGGAGGCGCTGGAGGTGGTCGGCATGGCCGACCTGCGCCGGCGTCACATCTCCCAGCTTTCCGGTGGCCAGCAGCAACGCGTGTTCCTGGCGCGGGCGTTGGTCCAAGACGCCGACCTCTACTTGCTCGACGAGCCACTTGCGGGCGTCGACGCGGTGTCCGAGGCGGCGCTGGTGAGTACCCTTAGACGCCTGCGTGACGAGGGCAAGACGGTCCTCGCCGTCCACCACGACCTCAACACCTTGAGCGACTACTTCGAGTGGTTGACGCTCGTCAACCGCCGGGTGCATGCGAGCGGCGCGATGGCGGAGGCGTTCGTGCCGGAGGAGTTGGCGAAGGCCTACGGCAGGGCGCCCATCAACCTGCAGGCCGGCGCCGCTAGCGCGTGGTAG
- a CDS encoding metal ABC transporter permease, giving the protein MVAALGSLASLLGDPTVQTVVLGSALLGATSGALGTFAVLRRQSLLGDAMSHAALPGVVMGYFVSGGRHLGAILIGALLAGLAAALFALFLSRQPRIKEEAALGAALSLGFALGVVLLTVAQKQATASHAGLDTFLFGQAAATLRSDLVWLGGLAAVAGLILAVLWRQAKLATFDRDFAAVSGVAVPRIEALLTALLAFAIVIGLQLVGVVLMSSLVVAPAVAARQWSGSLAGMVLLAGAIGLVSAVIGAVLSALSPGLSTGPLVVLVATAAVAISLVFGRPSVRGAN; this is encoded by the coding sequence GTGGTAGCTGCGCTCGGCTCGCTGGCCTCGTTGCTGGGAGACCCTACCGTCCAGACTGTCGTCCTCGGCTCGGCGCTCCTCGGCGCCACCTCAGGCGCACTCGGGACCTTCGCCGTGCTGCGCCGGCAGAGCCTTCTGGGCGACGCCATGTCGCACGCCGCGCTTCCGGGGGTCGTGATGGGTTACTTCGTCTCCGGTGGCAGGCACTTGGGCGCCATCCTGATCGGGGCCCTGCTCGCCGGCCTTGCGGCCGCGCTGTTCGCCCTGTTCCTCAGCCGCCAACCGCGGATCAAGGAGGAGGCGGCGCTCGGGGCGGCACTCAGTCTGGGCTTCGCCCTGGGTGTCGTACTTCTCACCGTCGCCCAGAAACAGGCGACCGCGTCGCATGCGGGCCTCGACACCTTCCTCTTCGGGCAGGCGGCGGCCACGCTGCGCAGCGACCTCGTGTGGCTGGGTGGCCTCGCTGCCGTGGCGGGCCTGATCCTGGCCGTGTTATGGCGCCAAGCAAAACTCGCGACCTTCGACCGCGACTTCGCCGCGGTCTCGGGCGTGGCCGTGCCGCGCATCGAGGCCCTGCTGACGGCGCTGCTGGCGTTCGCCATCGTCATCGGCCTGCAGCTGGTGGGCGTGGTGCTCATGTCGTCCCTCGTCGTGGCCCCGGCGGTGGCGGCGCGGCAGTGGAGCGGAAGCCTCGCCGGCATGGTGCTGCTGGCGGGCGCCATCGGGCTGGTCAGTGCCGTCATCGGCGCCGTGCTTAGCGCGCTCTCGCCCGGCCTTTCGACCGGGCCGCTGGTCGTCCTGGTGGCAACGGCGGCGGTCGCCATCTCCCTGGTGTTCGGCCGGCCCTCGGTAAGGGGGGCCAACTGA
- a CDS encoding SPOR domain-containing protein produces the protein MAAAALALGLVHSAWAQSINYTVQVVALSDRDGALSVQNDLLRQGFPAYVVRSTSAQGDIFRVRVGAFANRPAALHYANAMPEVSGGRAVPALAEAIPAGITPLAPRLLFEQDVSGNELRLLAFPEGGLALRLQWRVPLGQAEYVIFRGGTVERVKAWQLVDGPDGQRLRVRDMALWADTWQQDPQEVRDAYEANVLALVAERLGVGAAKVAAARYVPSGDEVPRLIVVEKLTPRLSDVPELLGVGLPASGMTAAGPIAYLGIDPGLLPGVPESARLDLATRSVTGTLARATWSGFEDGAEAPENQGSAGQEGETEGPGTPPEAPTEPEGEPEAAGSGAGPEDAGPGGGPEDAGPGGGPEDATPAPASPAPGAASSAPGVVIGDDWQAVADGAFVRLTAVGQDGAALTSWRACVGLPIWSDGHYLLALQDGALLVYDFLPR, from the coding sequence ATGGCGGCGGCAGCTCTCGCCCTCGGCCTGGTGCACTCGGCGTGGGCCCAGAGCATCAACTACACCGTGCAGGTCGTCGCGTTGTCTGACCGGGACGGCGCCCTGTCGGTCCAGAACGACCTGTTGCGCCAGGGGTTCCCCGCTTACGTGGTCCGCTCCACGTCGGCGCAGGGCGACATCTTCAGGGTGCGGGTGGGCGCGTTCGCGAACCGCCCGGCGGCGCTCCACTACGCCAACGCCATGCCCGAAGTGAGCGGTGGCCGCGCCGTGCCTGCCTTGGCCGAGGCCATTCCGGCGGGCATCACGCCCCTCGCCCCCCGCCTGCTGTTCGAGCAGGACGTTAGTGGCAACGAGCTTCGCCTCCTCGCGTTCCCCGAGGGGGGCCTCGCGCTGCGCTTGCAGTGGCGCGTGCCGCTCGGCCAGGCAGAGTACGTGATCTTCCGCGGCGGGACGGTGGAACGCGTGAAGGCCTGGCAACTGGTGGACGGGCCGGACGGCCAGCGCCTCCGCGTGCGCGACATGGCCCTGTGGGCCGATACCTGGCAACAGGACCCGCAGGAAGTGCGGGACGCCTACGAGGCGAACGTCCTCGCGCTGGTGGCCGAGCGCCTGGGCGTCGGCGCCGCGAAGGTGGCGGCCGCGAGGTACGTGCCCTCTGGCGACGAGGTGCCTCGCTTGATCGTGGTGGAGAAGCTGACGCCGAGGCTGTCCGACGTGCCCGAGTTACTCGGCGTCGGCCTGCCGGCCAGCGGCATGACGGCGGCCGGCCCCATCGCCTACCTGGGCATCGACCCGGGGCTGCTGCCGGGCGTGCCCGAGAGCGCACGCTTGGACCTCGCCACTCGCAGCGTGACCGGCACGCTGGCCAGGGCGACCTGGTCGGGGTTCGAGGATGGGGCCGAGGCGCCAGAGAACCAGGGGTCGGCCGGCCAAGAAGGGGAGACGGAGGGGCCCGGCACCCCGCCCGAGGCCCCGACCGAGCCTGAAGGCGAGCCCGAAGCCGCCGGGTCTGGCGCTGGCCCTGAAGACGCCGGGCCTGGCGGTGGCCCCGAAGACGCCGGGCCTGGCGGTGGCCCCGAAGACGCCACGCCGGCACCCGCGTCGCCCGCGCCGGGGGCCGCCTCGTCCGCGCCCGGGGTCGTCATTGGTGACGACTGGCAAGCGGTGGCCGATGGGGCCTTCGTGCGCCTGACGGCGGTCGGCCAGGACGGCGCGGCGCTGACGAGCTGGCGCGCCTGCGTCGGCCTGCCGATATGGAGCGACGGACATTACCTCCTGGCGCTCCAAGACGGTGCTTTGTTGGTCTACGACTTCCTGCCGCGCTGA
- a CDS encoding ABC transporter ATP-binding protein, whose translation MSTPAIASERLTKNYGKRQVVKDFTFRVNPGEVYALVGPNGAGKTTVIRLVSGLAFPSSGTVSILGKNPHLNPEVRRHLGAVVEAPAAFYPYLTGRANLELHATLAGGVASSRITEVLGLMELADAADRKVGVYSLGMRQRLGVAAAVLTRPDVLILDEPASGMDPLSLHLVHTVLREAAEEGTAVLLSTHHLDEVVAYCTRVAILEEGALIDEVNLFDRRERYRLRPTAMEQAVRLLDEAPFIKHVTVRGHELVFIPSSADTLGQVTQKLAEGGVGVLEMNRDVFDLRAYYRERVSAERARRTGVVEPPAVPSFPGEP comes from the coding sequence ATGTCGACACCTGCCATCGCTAGCGAGCGTCTCACCAAGAACTACGGCAAGCGACAGGTGGTCAAGGACTTCACCTTCCGCGTCAACCCGGGTGAGGTCTACGCTCTGGTCGGCCCGAACGGCGCCGGCAAGACGACGGTCATCCGGCTGGTGTCGGGCCTCGCGTTCCCCAGTTCCGGCACGGTCAGCATCCTGGGCAAGAACCCGCACCTGAACCCGGAGGTTCGCCGTCACCTGGGCGCGGTGGTCGAGGCCCCGGCGGCCTTCTACCCGTACCTGACCGGCCGCGCGAACCTCGAGCTGCACGCGACGTTGGCCGGCGGGGTGGCGAGCAGCCGCATAACCGAGGTGTTGGGGCTCATGGAGCTGGCGGACGCCGCCGACCGCAAGGTGGGCGTCTACAGCCTGGGCATGAGGCAGCGCCTGGGCGTCGCCGCCGCGGTGCTGACGCGGCCCGACGTCCTCATCCTCGACGAGCCGGCCAGCGGCATGGACCCGCTCAGCCTGCACCTGGTCCACACCGTCCTGCGGGAAGCGGCGGAGGAGGGCACGGCCGTGCTCCTCTCCACGCACCACCTCGACGAGGTCGTGGCTTACTGCACCCGCGTCGCCATCTTGGAGGAGGGTGCCCTCATCGACGAGGTGAACCTCTTCGACCGCCGCGAGCGCTACCGCCTGCGGCCCACGGCAATGGAGCAGGCCGTGCGGCTTCTCGACGAGGCGCCCTTCATCAAGCACGTCACGGTAAGGGGCCACGAGCTCGTCTTCATCCCGAGCAGCGCCGACACCCTGGGGCAGGTAACTCAGAAACTTGCCGAGGGGGGCGTCGGGGTGCTCGAGATGAACCGTGACGTGTTCGACCTGCGCGCCTACTACCGCGAGCGCGTCAGCGCGGAACGCGCCCGGCGCACCGGCGTGGTCGAGCCGCCGGCCGTCCCGTCTTTCCCGGGTGAGCCATGA
- the trxB gene encoding thioredoxin-disulfide reductase — protein MPKKVHRQDVVIIGGGPAGLTAGVYTGRAQLGTVILEVGLPGGQIAQTDEVENYPGFPDGVTGPELSQRMVAQAEKFGARIVMDEALGLERHPDGGFLVAGSEADYHANAVIIATGANPRRLGVPGEDELYGRGVSTCATCDGFFYRGKEVVVVGGGDAAVEEGFFLTKFASKVTVVHRRDELRANKAAQERAFANPKMEFVWNTVVTEVLGDDGQVVGVNTSNTLTGEHGHISADGVFIYVGHEPNTGYLSGTVDLRPSGYVDVRNEVYTSMPGVFAAGDVSDEVYRQLGTSVGAGTRAAMALEKWLVEHGVEPIGQGAPQEPTPEAAA, from the coding sequence ATGCCCAAGAAGGTTCATCGACAAGACGTGGTCATAATCGGAGGAGGCCCCGCCGGTCTCACGGCCGGCGTTTACACCGGCCGCGCGCAACTGGGTACCGTCATTCTCGAGGTCGGCCTTCCGGGCGGGCAGATCGCCCAGACCGACGAGGTCGAGAACTACCCCGGCTTCCCGGACGGCGTCACGGGCCCCGAGTTGTCGCAACGGATGGTCGCGCAAGCCGAGAAGTTCGGGGCGCGCATAGTGATGGACGAGGCGCTGGGCCTGGAGCGCCACCCCGACGGTGGCTTCCTGGTGGCCGGTTCCGAGGCGGACTACCACGCGAACGCGGTCATCATCGCGACGGGCGCCAACCCGAGGCGCCTGGGCGTTCCCGGCGAGGACGAGCTCTACGGCCGCGGCGTCTCCACCTGCGCCACCTGCGACGGCTTCTTCTACCGGGGCAAGGAGGTCGTCGTCGTCGGGGGCGGGGACGCCGCCGTGGAGGAGGGTTTCTTCCTCACGAAGTTCGCCTCCAAGGTCACCGTCGTTCACCGACGCGACGAGCTTCGGGCGAACAAGGCGGCCCAGGAGCGCGCCTTCGCCAACCCCAAGATGGAGTTCGTCTGGAACACGGTGGTGACCGAAGTCCTGGGCGACGACGGGCAGGTGGTCGGCGTGAACACGTCCAACACGCTCACCGGTGAGCACGGGCACATAAGCGCCGACGGGGTGTTCATCTACGTGGGGCACGAACCCAACACCGGTTACCTTAGCGGCACCGTCGACTTGAGGCCCAGCGGGTACGTCGACGTGCGGAACGAGGTTTACACGAGCATGCCGGGGGTCTTCGCCGCCGGTGACGTCTCCGACGAGGTCTACCGCCAGTTGGGCACGTCGGTGGGCGCCGGCACGCGCGCGGCGATGGCCCTGGAGAAGTGGCTGGTCGAGCACGGCGTGGAGCCCATCGGGCAAGGCGCGCCCCAGGAACCGACCCCGGAAGCCGCCGCCTGA
- a CDS encoding ABC transporter permease, translating into MISVLLRMELSKLWRLTSVRVGLLLLVLFPILWSYAPGIFEVYGFFLVSGYQVPALSLLSSMQFLLPLLTAITAAELLGVEISNGTLPTVLLRPVTRPNWLAAKLVAAAVYPFLMLVVFLLASLLAGAQFGFGSFVGGTGLGEAGLLGTGSLSAGAALLELGRGYLLAALALVPIAMLAVMFTVIFMNAAGGALATLATLIIMQLLVVFPNLERFLLTTQLNAYSVPNAELSWVVALIALYGALFAAVAVILFERKDF; encoded by the coding sequence ATGATCAGCGTCCTGCTGCGCATGGAGCTGAGCAAGCTGTGGCGCCTGACGAGCGTGCGCGTGGGCCTGCTGCTGCTCGTGCTGTTCCCGATCTTGTGGTCGTACGCGCCGGGCATCTTCGAGGTGTACGGCTTCTTCCTCGTTTCCGGCTACCAAGTGCCCGCTTTAAGCCTGCTCTCGTCGATGCAGTTCCTGCTGCCGCTGCTCACGGCGATCACCGCCGCGGAGCTCCTGGGGGTCGAGATCTCGAACGGCACGCTACCGACGGTGTTACTCAGGCCGGTGACGCGCCCCAACTGGTTGGCGGCGAAGCTGGTGGCCGCGGCCGTGTACCCGTTCTTGATGCTGGTCGTGTTCCTGTTGGCGTCGTTGCTGGCCGGTGCCCAGTTCGGCTTCGGCAGCTTCGTTGGCGGCACCGGTCTTGGGGAAGCCGGACTGCTTGGCACCGGCTCGCTTTCGGCCGGCGCCGCGCTCCTCGAGCTTGGCCGCGGCTACCTGCTGGCGGCCCTGGCGCTGGTACCGATCGCGATGCTCGCGGTCATGTTCACCGTCATCTTCATGAACGCGGCGGGTGGCGCGCTGGCCACGCTGGCTACGCTCATAATCATGCAACTCCTGGTGGTGTTCCCCAACCTCGAGCGTTTCCTGCTCACCACGCAGCTGAACGCCTACTCCGTGCCTAACGCGGAGCTGTCCTGGGTCGTGGCACTCATCGCCCTGTACGGGGCGCTGTTCGCGGCCGTGGCCGTAATTCTCTTCGAGCGAAAGGACTTCTAG
- a CDS encoding PIN domain-containing protein — MIALLDTNVLIAREAEGEPAPDLSGYEGLVVSSLSWSELIRGLHATTRLVEFKARLARFTALREAFGSGVAFDDACVRAHDDLLRHVVARGGSARAHVLDRMIAATALAHGFAVVSRDDAGFANLDGLVQIDVR, encoded by the coding sequence GTGATCGCCCTCCTCGATACGAATGTCCTTATCGCTCGCGAGGCCGAGGGCGAGCCTGCGCCGGACCTTTCGGGCTACGAGGGTTTGGTGGTCAGTTCGCTCAGCTGGTCTGAACTGATCAGGGGTTTGCACGCCACGACCAGGCTCGTGGAGTTCAAGGCGCGGCTCGCGCGCTTCACTGCCCTTCGTGAAGCATTCGGGAGTGGTGTGGCGTTCGACGATGCCTGCGTCCGCGCCCATGATGATCTGCTGCGCCATGTAGTCGCGCGCGGCGGTAGCGCCCGTGCACATGTGCTCGATCGCATGATCGCTGCTACGGCGCTCGCTCACGGCTTCGCCGTCGTCAGCAGAGATGATGCGGGCTTTGCGAATCTGGATGGGCTCGTACAGATCGACGTCCGCTAG